In Chryseobacterium camelliae, one DNA window encodes the following:
- a CDS encoding DUF423 domain-containing protein — MKTLTLIFGAVYGMLSVILGAFGAHALKKILSVERLESFETGVRYQMYAAFFLLIVGYILKFETTSEKWVSILMIAGTILFSFSIYLLSLQDYLGANLKFLGPITPLGGLMMILSWGMLIWYFAKNRI; from the coding sequence ATGAAAACACTTACATTGATTTTTGGTGCCGTTTACGGAATGCTGTCCGTGATTTTGGGAGCGTTCGGGGCACACGCATTAAAGAAAATCCTTTCTGTGGAAAGGCTGGAGAGTTTTGAAACTGGTGTGCGCTACCAGATGTATGCCGCCTTCTTTTTACTGATCGTAGGGTATATCCTTAAATTTGAAACCACTTCGGAGAAATGGGTTTCGATCCTGATGATTGCCGGAACCATTCTTTTCTCTTTCAGTATTTATTTACTAAGCCTGCAGGACTATCTTGGCGCCAACCTGAAGTTTCTGGGTCCGATCACGCCGCTTGGGGGCCTTATGATGATCCTGAGTTGGGGA
- a CDS encoding hydroxymethylglutaryl-CoA reductase, degradative has translation MNHQPVEGFSKLSKQRKIDWLISEYLSNDRSYEQILQQYWNNNAELQKLHEEFSENTVSNFYMPYGIAPNFLIDGKLLALPMAVEESSVVAAASKAAKFWIDKGGFKTTIINTEKLGHTHFILNVEPHKLLHFFNFRLKKKLLEATEDITANMRKRGGGILDIKLIDKTSEMAHYYQLKASFDTVDSMGANFINSCLEQFGKTLKQEVGESSDFSREEKDSLQIVMNILSNFTPDCIVRAEVSCKIEDLKDDSGISNEEFARKFKQAVTIAEIEPFRATTHNKGIMNGVDAVVIATGNDFRATEACAHAYAARNGKYSSLTHCTTDNGIFRFWIDLPISVGVVGGLTNLHPLVKFSLALLGKPSAQELMSILAVSGLAQNFGALRSLVTTGIQKGHMKMHLLNILNQLGATEEEKQHFVTYFKDKTVSHHEVISEFNRLRGQ, from the coding sequence ATGAATCATCAACCGGTTGAAGGTTTTTCCAAACTTTCAAAGCAGCGAAAAATCGATTGGCTAATCTCAGAATATCTCAGCAACGATCGCAGTTACGAGCAGATCCTACAGCAATATTGGAATAATAATGCCGAACTGCAGAAGCTCCATGAAGAGTTTTCTGAAAATACGGTCTCCAACTTTTATATGCCTTACGGGATTGCCCCGAACTTCCTGATTGACGGGAAACTGCTGGCCCTTCCCATGGCCGTTGAAGAAAGTTCCGTAGTGGCGGCAGCCTCCAAGGCAGCTAAATTCTGGATTGATAAAGGCGGATTTAAAACCACGATCATCAATACCGAAAAGCTGGGACATACCCATTTTATATTGAACGTAGAACCGCATAAATTATTGCACTTCTTCAACTTCAGGCTGAAGAAAAAACTGCTTGAAGCCACGGAAGATATTACTGCCAATATGAGAAAACGCGGTGGCGGAATCCTGGACATCAAACTGATTGACAAGACCTCCGAAATGGCACATTATTACCAGCTAAAAGCCAGCTTTGATACCGTAGATTCCATGGGGGCAAATTTCATCAACTCCTGCCTGGAACAGTTCGGAAAAACCCTGAAGCAGGAAGTGGGAGAGAGCAGTGATTTCTCCCGGGAAGAGAAAGATTCGCTCCAGATTGTGATGAACATCCTTTCCAATTTCACTCCGGACTGTATCGTGAGAGCTGAGGTATCCTGCAAAATTGAAGACCTGAAGGATGACAGCGGGATTTCCAATGAAGAGTTTGCCCGTAAATTCAAACAGGCAGTTACCATTGCCGAAATCGAACCTTTCCGAGCTACTACCCATAACAAAGGGATCATGAATGGAGTAGATGCCGTGGTTATTGCTACAGGAAACGATTTCAGGGCTACTGAAGCCTGTGCCCATGCGTATGCCGCAAGGAACGGAAAGTACTCATCCCTGACGCATTGTACAACAGATAACGGGATTTTCAGGTTCTGGATAGACCTTCCTATTTCTGTAGGGGTGGTAGGTGGTTTAACGAACCTCCATCCTCTGGTGAAATTCTCACTGGCACTTTTGGGAAAACCGTCTGCACAGGAGTTGATGAGTATCCTGGCCGTATCCGGACTGGCCCAGAATTTCGGGGCGTTGAGGTCTTTAGTGACTACTGGAATCCAGAAAGGGCACATGAAAATGCATCTGCTGAACATTTTGAATCAACTGGGTGCAACCGAAGAGGAAAAGCAGCACTTTGTCACTTATTTTAAAGATAAAACGGTGAGCCATCATGAGGTAATCAGTGAATTTAACAGATTGAGAGGCCAATAA